A window of Geminicoccaceae bacterium contains these coding sequences:
- a CDS encoding IS3 family transposase (programmed frameshift) — MPQKKHKPEQIVAKLRQVDVLLSQGKSVGEAVRTIGVTQFTYYRWRKEFGGLKGDQVKRLKELEKENDRLRKAVSDLTLEKLILKEAAFGKLLSPARRRSCVDHVVAKFSVSERFACKVLGQHRSTQRKKPHGRTDEDALTADIIRLASRYGRYGYRRITAMLRSEGWTVNAKRVERIWRREGLKVPQKQPKRGRLWLNDGSCIRLRPEHPNHVWSYDFVEGRTHNGRKFRMLNIIDEFTRECLAIRIDRKLNSTDVIDLLSDLFILRGVPGHVRSDNGPEFIAKAVRDWIVAVGAKTAFIEPGSPWENGYCESFNSKLRDELLNGEIFYSLAEAKVIIEAWRRHYNTERPHSSLGYKPPSPEAIIWPGQPPGSVPSSAQAMAEKPVMH, encoded by the exons ATGCCCCAGAAGAAGCATAAGCCTGAACAGATCGTCGCGAAGCTGCGCCAGGTCGATGTTTTGCTGTCGCAAGGAAAATCGGTTGGCGAGGCGGTTCGCACGATCGGCGTGACGCAGTTTACGTATTACCGCTGGCGCAAGGAGTTCGGCGGCCTGAAGGGTGACCAGGTGAAGCGGCTGAAGGAGCTCGAGAAAGAGAATGACCGGCTGCGCAAGGCGGTGTCGGACCTGACACTGGAGAAGCTGATCCTGAAAGAGGCTGCCT TCGGGAAACTTCTGAGCCCCGCCCGTCGCCGTAGCTGCGTCGACCATGTCGTGGCGAAGTTCTCCGTCTCGGAGCGGTTTGCCTGCAAGGTTCTCGGCCAGCACCGATCGACCCAGCGCAAGAAGCCGCACGGCCGAACAGATGAGGATGCGTTGACCGCCGATATCATTCGGCTTGCCTCACGCTACGGGCGCTACGGCTACCGCAGGATCACGGCAATGCTGCGATCGGAGGGTTGGACGGTGAATGCCAAGCGCGTAGAGCGCATCTGGCGGCGGGAGGGGCTGAAGGTTCCCCAGAAGCAACCGAAGAGAGGACGGCTCTGGCTGAATGACGGATCGTGCATCCGTCTTCGGCCCGAGCATCCAAACCATGTCTGGTCCTATGACTTTGTCGAAGGCCGGACACACAACGGACGGAAGTTCCGCATGCTCAACATCATCGACGAGTTCACCCGGGAATGCTTGGCGATCCGCATCGATCGCAAGCTCAACTCGACCGACGTCATCGACCTCCTGTCCGACCTGTTCATTCTGCGCGGCGTGCCAGGGCATGTTCGTTCCGACAACGGCCCGGAGTTCATCGCCAAGGCCGTTCGGGATTGGATCGTGGCCGTCGGTGCAAAGACCGCGTTCATCGAGCCGGGAAGCCCTTGGGAGAACGGTTATTGCGAGAGCTTCAACTCGAAGCTGCGCGATGAACTGCTCAACGGGGAGATCTTCTATAGTCTCGCCGAGGCAAAGGTCATCATCGAGGCATGGCGACGCCACTACAATACCGAGCGGCCGCACTCATCGCTCGGCTACAAGCCGCCGTCGCCCGAGGCCATCATCTGGCCCGGACAACCACCCGGATCGGTTCCATCGTCGGCACAGGCG